One window of the Streptomyces sp. TS71-3 genome contains the following:
- a CDS encoding sensor histidine kinase, translated as MTARTFTVSLGGPAPGASGPGGPDRPPPRLFRYDRRTFKEIAHLLTNLPAAIVGFVYVVATLAIGAGLSVTLVGLPLLGLGMAVTRLLGRAERSRARALLGLHIAEPRRRRKEPGGFVAWLRGTLKDPLAWRTALYSFIRLPWGIFTFTVTLVGLVVLFPVLPFLTRGLTNADRAMVRGLLTPTDELEERIAELESDRGIVVDTAAADLRRIERDLHDGAQARLVNLAMGLGLAKEKLLEDPEAAAAMVDEAHGEVKLALQELRDLARGIHPAVLTDRGLSAALSSVAARCTVPVTVAVDLETRPAAAIEGIAYFTVSELLQNVSKHSRARTASVDVWRTDNRLLVQVGDDGTGGADLSGGTGMAGLADRLGAVDGLFVIDSPVGGPTTITAELPWRDRQTEPAERAQPARGGRG; from the coding sequence ATGACCGCACGCACGTTCACCGTCTCGCTCGGCGGCCCGGCGCCGGGCGCGAGCGGACCGGGCGGCCCCGACCGGCCGCCACCCAGGCTGTTCAGGTACGACCGGCGCACGTTCAAGGAGATCGCGCACCTTCTGACGAATCTGCCCGCCGCGATCGTGGGCTTCGTGTACGTCGTGGCCACGCTGGCCATCGGCGCGGGCCTGTCGGTGACGCTCGTCGGGCTGCCGCTGCTCGGCCTCGGCATGGCGGTGACGCGCCTGCTCGGCAGGGCCGAGCGCTCGCGGGCCCGTGCGCTGCTGGGGCTGCACATAGCGGAGCCGCGGCGGAGGCGGAAGGAGCCGGGCGGGTTCGTGGCGTGGCTGCGGGGCACCCTGAAGGACCCGCTGGCCTGGCGCACCGCGCTGTACTCGTTCATACGCCTGCCCTGGGGCATCTTCACCTTCACCGTCACGCTGGTGGGGCTCGTCGTCCTCTTCCCCGTGCTGCCGTTCCTGACCAGGGGGCTGACGAACGCCGACCGGGCGATGGTGCGCGGCCTGCTGACCCCGACGGACGAACTGGAGGAGCGGATAGCCGAGCTGGAGTCCGACCGCGGCATCGTCGTGGACACGGCCGCAGCGGACCTGCGCCGCATCGAGCGCGACCTGCACGACGGCGCGCAGGCCCGGCTGGTGAACCTCGCCATGGGGCTCGGTCTCGCCAAGGAGAAGCTCCTGGAGGACCCGGAGGCGGCCGCGGCCATGGTCGACGAGGCCCACGGTGAAGTGAAGCTCGCCCTTCAGGAGCTGCGCGACCTGGCCCGCGGCATCCACCCCGCGGTGCTGACGGACCGCGGCCTCAGCGCGGCGCTGTCCTCCGTCGCCGCGCGCTGCACGGTTCCGGTGACGGTCGCCGTCGACCTGGAGACCCGGCCCGCGGCCGCCATCGAGGGGATCGCCTACTTCACCGTCTCGGAGCTCCTGCAGAACGTGAGCAAGCACAGCAGGGCGCGCACGGCCTCGGTGGACGTGTGGCGTACCGACAACCGCCTGCTCGTCCAGGTGGGCGACGACGGCACGGGCGGGGCCGACCTGTCGGGCGGCACGGGCATGGCGGGGCTCGCGGACCGGCTCGGGGCGGTGGACGGCCTGTTCGTCATCGACTCCCCCGTGGGCGGCCCCACGACGATCACCGCCGAACTCCCCTGGCGCGACCGCCAGACCGAGCCCGCCGAGCGGGCCCAGCCGGCACGGGGCGGCCGGGGGTAG
- a CDS encoding NADH-quinone oxidoreductase subunit A translates to MPEPTVLAADYFHSYSVVGLLAVVGVLFVAVAFGAGRLLRPVVPTPEKLLTYECGVDPVGEGWAHTQVRYYVYAFLYVIFAVDSVFLFPWATVFAAPGYGVTTLVEMFVFLGFLAVGLLYAWKKGVLTWM, encoded by the coding sequence GTGCCGGAACCGACCGTGCTCGCGGCGGACTACTTCCACTCGTACTCCGTCGTCGGGCTGCTCGCCGTGGTGGGCGTGCTGTTCGTCGCCGTCGCGTTCGGCGCCGGCCGGCTGCTGCGGCCCGTCGTGCCCACCCCCGAGAAACTGCTCACGTACGAATGCGGCGTCGACCCGGTGGGGGAGGGCTGGGCACACACCCAGGTCCGCTACTACGTCTACGCCTTCCTGTACGTGATCTTCGCCGTCGACTCGGTCTTCCTCTTCCCCTGGGCGACGGTGTTCGCCGCGCCCGGCTACGGGGTCACCACACTGGTCGAGATGTTCGTCTTCCTCGGGTTCCTCGCCGTCGGCCTGCTGTACGCCTGGAAGAAGGGCGTGCTGACATGGATGTGA
- a CDS encoding response regulator transcription factor, whose protein sequence is MRVVIAEDSVLLREGLTRLLTDRGHEVVAGVGDAEALIKTIEDLASQGAPPDVVVADVRMPPTHTDEGVRAAVQLRRSYPGLAVLVLSQYVEEEYATELLAGSSHGVGYLLKDRVADVREFVDAVVRVAEGGTALDPEVVAQLLGRSRKQDVLAGLTPREREVLSLMAEGRTNSAIARQLVVSDGAVEKHVSNIFLKLGLSQSDGDHRRVLAVLTYLNS, encoded by the coding sequence GTGCGGGTGGTCATCGCCGAGGACTCGGTACTGCTCAGGGAGGGCCTGACCAGGCTGCTGACCGACCGCGGGCATGAGGTTGTGGCAGGCGTCGGCGACGCCGAGGCACTGATCAAGACCATCGAGGACCTGGCATCGCAGGGGGCTCCGCCGGACGTGGTCGTGGCGGACGTCCGCATGCCGCCGACGCACACGGACGAGGGGGTCCGGGCCGCCGTGCAGCTCCGCCGGTCGTACCCGGGCCTCGCGGTGCTGGTGCTCTCCCAGTACGTGGAGGAGGAGTACGCGACGGAGCTGCTGGCGGGCTCCAGCCACGGCGTGGGCTACCTCCTCAAGGACCGCGTGGCGGACGTGCGCGAGTTCGTGGACGCGGTGGTGCGGGTGGCCGAGGGCGGTACCGCGCTGGACCCGGAGGTGGTAGCCCAGCTCCTCGGCCGCAGCCGCAAGCAGGACGTCCTCGCGGGCCTCACGCCGCGCGAGCGCGAGGTGCTGAGCCTGATGGCCGAGGGCCGCACGAACTCGGCCATCGCCCGCCAGCTGGTGGTGAGCGACGGCGCCGTGGAGAAACACGTCAGCAACATCTTCCTGAAGCTGGGGCTCTCCCAGAGTGACGGGGATCACCGGCGGGTCCTGGCAGTCCTGACGTACCTGAACTCCTGA
- a CDS encoding 2-oxoacid:ferredoxin oxidoreductase subunit beta: MTETAETVSPGAGSGAGRALDSLSLVPKATAKQSMKDFKSDQEVRWCPGCGDYAVLSAVQGFMPELGLAKENIVFVSGIGCSSRFPYYMNTYGMHSIHGRAPSIATGLAASRPDLSVWVVTGDGDALSIGGNHLIHALRRNVNLKILLFNNRIYGLTKGQYSPTSEIGKITKSTPMGSLDHPFNPVSLALGAEASFVARTVDSDRKHLTSVLRAAADHPGTALVEIYQNCNIFNDGAFEVLKDREQAQNAVIRLEHGQPIRFGPDGSMGVVRDTLTGDLAVVPITPENESAIVVHDAYNPSPTTAFALSRLADPDTLHHTPIGVFRSVDRPIYDRLMSDQLDTAVEQNGKGDLAALLAGGDTWTVVG, encoded by the coding sequence ATGACTGAGACAGCCGAGACGGTGTCCCCCGGCGCCGGTTCGGGCGCCGGCCGCGCCCTCGACTCGCTGTCGCTGGTTCCCAAGGCGACGGCCAAGCAGTCCATGAAGGACTTCAAGTCCGACCAGGAAGTCCGCTGGTGCCCGGGCTGCGGCGACTACGCGGTGCTCTCGGCCGTGCAGGGCTTCATGCCCGAGCTGGGGCTGGCCAAGGAGAACATCGTCTTCGTCTCCGGCATCGGCTGCTCCTCCCGCTTCCCGTACTACATGAACACCTACGGGATGCACTCCATCCACGGCCGGGCGCCCTCGATCGCCACGGGCCTCGCAGCGTCGCGCCCCGACCTGTCCGTCTGGGTGGTCACGGGCGACGGCGACGCGCTGTCCATCGGCGGCAACCACCTGATCCACGCCCTGAGGCGCAACGTCAACCTGAAGATCCTGCTCTTCAACAACCGGATCTACGGGCTGACGAAGGGCCAGTACTCCCCCACCTCGGAAATCGGCAAGATCACGAAGTCGACGCCGATGGGCTCGCTGGACCACCCGTTCAACCCGGTCTCGCTGGCCCTGGGTGCGGAGGCGTCGTTCGTGGCGCGCACCGTCGACTCCGACCGCAAGCACCTCACCAGCGTGCTGCGGGCGGCGGCCGACCACCCCGGCACGGCCCTGGTGGAGATCTACCAGAACTGCAACATCTTCAACGACGGCGCGTTCGAGGTCCTCAAGGACCGCGAGCAGGCGCAGAACGCGGTGATCCGGCTGGAGCACGGGCAGCCGATCCGGTTCGGCCCGGACGGTTCCATGGGGGTCGTGCGGGACACGCTCACCGGCGACCTCGCGGTGGTGCCGATCACCCCGGAGAACGAGTCGGCGATCGTGGTCCACGACGCGTACAACCCGAGCCCGACGACCGCGTTCGCGCTCTCCCGGCTCGCCGACCCCGACACCCTGCACCACACCCCCATCGGTGTCTTCCGCTCGGTGGACCGGCCCATCTACGACCGGCTGATGTCCGACCAGCTCGACACCGCCGTGGAGCAGAACGGCAAGGGCGACCTCGCCGCGCTGCTCGCCGGCGGCGACACCTGGACGGTGGTCGGCTGA
- a CDS encoding sensor histidine kinase, whose translation MATGYGEGPGQHGLPGYGGTGAGKPGHRIPAVLRAPLEGRTWREYGYVLLGFPLGMAMFVVTVTAFSCGAGLLITFLGIPVLAGGLAACLGFGATERARARALLDLEVAAPEPVRPRERGLMAWTMALLKSGAAWRAFLYTLVYFPWTVFTFCVWLTFFTCGWTLLAYPLYQWVFPMYGGTGGIQLYGDGTHSVYLDNPFEITVTALVGLVITLATPWLVRVLTGVDRFLVRELLGRSPLASRVVELESDRGAVVDTAAADLRRIERDLHDGAQARLVSLAMELGLAKEKLAEDPDAAARMVDEAHGEVKTALQELRDLARGIHPAVLTDRGLGAALSAVAARCTVPVQVDVDLPARPVPALEGIAYFTVSELLQNVSKHSGAAHALVDAWQVDNRLMLQVTDDGTGGADSTAGSGLRGLAERLGAVDGVLVVDSPPGGPTRVTADLPWRA comes from the coding sequence ATGGCCACGGGTTATGGAGAGGGCCCCGGGCAGCACGGCCTGCCCGGGTACGGCGGAACGGGGGCCGGCAAGCCGGGGCACCGCATACCGGCGGTCCTGCGGGCGCCGCTGGAGGGGCGGACCTGGCGGGAGTACGGGTACGTGCTGCTCGGCTTCCCGCTCGGCATGGCGATGTTCGTCGTCACGGTGACGGCGTTCTCGTGCGGTGCCGGGCTGCTGATCACGTTCCTGGGCATCCCGGTCCTGGCGGGCGGGCTGGCCGCGTGCCTCGGGTTCGGGGCGACGGAGCGGGCACGGGCCCGGGCCCTGCTGGACCTGGAGGTGGCCGCCCCGGAGCCGGTGCGCCCGCGCGAGAGGGGGCTGATGGCGTGGACGATGGCGCTTCTCAAGAGCGGCGCCGCGTGGCGGGCCTTCCTCTACACCCTGGTGTACTTCCCCTGGACCGTCTTCACGTTCTGCGTCTGGCTGACCTTCTTCACCTGCGGTTGGACGCTGCTGGCGTATCCGCTCTACCAGTGGGTGTTCCCGATGTACGGGGGCACCGGCGGCATCCAGCTCTACGGCGACGGCACGCACAGCGTGTACCTGGACAACCCCTTCGAGATCACGGTCACGGCCCTGGTGGGCCTGGTGATCACGCTCGCCACGCCCTGGCTGGTGCGGGTGCTGACGGGGGTCGACCGGTTCCTCGTGCGGGAGCTGCTCGGCCGTTCGCCGCTGGCCAGCCGGGTGGTGGAGCTGGAGTCGGACCGCGGTGCGGTGGTGGACACCGCCGCCGCGGACCTGCGCCGGATCGAGCGCGACCTGCACGACGGCGCGCAGGCCCGGCTGGTGAGCCTCGCCATGGAACTCGGTCTCGCCAAGGAGAAGCTGGCGGAGGACCCCGACGCCGCGGCGCGGATGGTGGACGAGGCGCACGGAGAGGTGAAGACGGCGCTCCAGGAGCTGCGCGACCTCGCCCGCGGCATCCACCCGGCCGTGCTCACCGACCGCGGGCTGGGCGCCGCGCTCTCCGCCGTCGCTGCCCGCTGCACGGTCCCCGTGCAGGTCGACGTGGACCTGCCGGCCAGGCCGGTGCCGGCCCTGGAGGGCATCGCCTACTTCACCGTCTCGGAGCTGCTCCAGAACGTCAGCAAGCACTCGGGGGCGGCCCATGCCCTGGTCGACGCCTGGCAGGTGGACAACCGGCTGATGCTCCAGGTCACCGACGACGGCACGGGCGGGGCGGACTCCACCGCCGGTTCGGGCCTGAGGGGGCTCGCGGAGCGGCTGGGCGCGGTCGACGGGGTCCTCGTCGTCGACTCCCCGCCCGGCGGCCCGACCCGCGTCACGGCGGACCTGCCCTGGCGGGCCTGA
- a CDS encoding 2-oxoacid:acceptor oxidoreductase subunit alpha, producing the protein MTSQVSSPAGQNAGTTAGGPPATLPTEPGDKAVRRLDRVIIRFAGDSGDGMQLTGDRFTSETASFGNDLATLPNFPAEIRAPAGTLPGVSSFQLHFADHDILTPGDAPDVLVAMNPAALKANIGDLPRGAEIIVNTDEFTKRAMQKVGYEASPLEDGSLDGYRIHPVPLGTLTVEALKDFDLSRKDADRSKNMFALGLLSWMYHRPTEGTERFLAAKFAKKPQIMEANLAAFRAGWNFGETTEDFAVSYEVAPAATAFPPGTYRNISGNLALAYGLVAASRQADLPLFLGSYPITPASDVLHELSKHKNFGVRTFQAEDEIAGIGAALGAAFGGSLGVTTTSGPGVALKSETIGLAVSLELPLLIIDIQRGGPSTGLPTKTEQADLLQAMYGRNGEAPVPIVAAQTPADCFDAALEAARIALTYRTPVFLLSDGYLANGSEPWRIPDVEDLPDLRVQFAQSPNHVLDDGTETFWPYKRDPQTLARPWAVPGTPGLEHRIGGIEKQDGTGNISYDPNNHDHMVRTRQAKIDGISVPDVTVDDPSGQARLLVLGWGSTYGPITAAVRRLRRAGEDVAQVHLRHLNPFPANLGEVLKRYDKIIVPEMNLGQLTTLIRARYLVDARPHTQVRGLPFKAEQLATALKEALDD; encoded by the coding sequence GTGACCAGCCAGGTCAGTAGCCCAGCCGGGCAGAACGCCGGCACCACCGCCGGCGGTCCGCCCGCGACGCTGCCCACGGAGCCCGGCGACAAGGCGGTCCGCCGCCTCGACCGGGTGATCATCCGGTTCGCGGGGGACTCGGGTGACGGCATGCAGTTGACGGGTGACCGTTTCACATCGGAGACCGCGTCCTTCGGCAATGACCTGGCGACGCTGCCGAACTTCCCGGCCGAGATCCGGGCGCCCGCAGGCACCCTGCCCGGTGTCTCCTCGTTCCAGCTGCACTTCGCCGACCACGACATCCTCACCCCGGGCGACGCGCCGGACGTGCTGGTGGCCATGAACCCCGCCGCCCTGAAGGCGAACATCGGCGACCTGCCCCGCGGCGCGGAGATCATCGTCAACACCGACGAGTTCACCAAGCGCGCGATGCAGAAGGTCGGCTACGAGGCCTCCCCGCTGGAGGACGGCTCGCTGGACGGCTACCGCATCCACCCCGTCCCGCTGGGCACGCTGACCGTCGAGGCCCTGAAGGACTTCGACCTGTCGCGCAAGGACGCGGACCGCTCGAAGAACATGTTCGCGCTCGGCCTGCTGTCGTGGATGTACCACCGTCCCACGGAGGGCACGGAGCGGTTCCTCGCGGCGAAGTTCGCCAAGAAGCCGCAGATCATGGAGGCGAACCTGGCGGCCTTCCGGGCCGGCTGGAACTTCGGCGAGACCACCGAGGACTTCGCCGTCTCCTACGAGGTGGCCCCCGCCGCCACGGCGTTCCCCCCCGGCACGTACCGCAACATCTCGGGGAACCTCGCCCTGGCCTACGGCCTGGTCGCCGCCTCCCGCCAGGCGGACCTGCCGCTGTTCCTGGGCTCGTACCCGATCACGCCGGCCTCGGACGTCCTGCACGAGCTGAGCAAGCACAAGAACTTCGGCGTGCGCACCTTCCAGGCCGAGGACGAGATCGCCGGCATCGGCGCGGCGCTGGGCGCGGCCTTCGGCGGCTCCCTGGGCGTCACGACCACCTCAGGACCCGGTGTGGCGCTCAAGAGCGAGACGATCGGCCTCGCGGTCTCCCTGGAGCTGCCGCTGCTGATCATCGACATCCAGCGCGGCGGCCCCTCCACGGGCCTGCCCACCAAGACCGAGCAGGCGGACCTCCTCCAGGCCATGTACGGCCGCAACGGCGAGGCACCCGTGCCGATCGTCGCCGCGCAGACCCCCGCGGACTGCTTCGACGCGGCGCTGGAGGCGGCCCGGATCGCCCTCACCTACCGCACTCCGGTCTTCCTGCTGTCCGACGGATACCTCGCCAACGGCTCCGAGCCGTGGCGCATCCCGGACGTGGAGGACCTGCCGGACCTCAGGGTGCAGTTCGCCCAGTCGCCGAACCACGTGCTGGACGACGGCACGGAGACGTTCTGGCCCTACAAGCGCGACCCTCAGACGCTGGCCCGTCCCTGGGCCGTCCCCGGCACCCCCGGCCTCGAACACCGCATCGGCGGCATCGAGAAGCAGGACGGCACGGGCAACATCTCCTACGACCCGAACAACCACGACCACATGGTCCGCACCCGCCAGGCCAAGATCGACGGCATCTCCGTGCCGGACGTGACGGTCGACGACCCGTCGGGGCAGGCCAGGCTGCTGGTCCTCGGCTGGGGCTCGACGTACGGCCCGATCACCGCGGCGGTGCGGCGGCTGCGCAGGGCCGGGGAGGACGTCGCGCAGGTGCACCTGCGGCACCTCAACCCGTTCCCGGCCAACCTCGGCGAGGTTCTCAAGCGGTACGACAAGATCATCGTTCCGGAGATGAACCTCGGCCAGCTCACCACCCTGATCCGGGCCAGGTACCTGGTCGACGCCAGGCCGCACACCCAGGTGCGCGGTCTGCCGTTCAAGGCGGAGCAGCTCGCCACGGCTCTCAAGGAGGCCCTCGATGACTGA